A DNA window from Loxodonta africana isolate mLoxAfr1 chromosome 7, mLoxAfr1.hap2, whole genome shotgun sequence contains the following coding sequences:
- the LOC100663753 gene encoding olfactory receptor 5B12-like, with protein MALMENISEVTEFILVGLTDALELQAPSFLIFTLIYFITLLGNLGMIVLILLDPRLHTPMYFFLSNLSLVDCVYALAVTPKVMVGFLTGDKIISYNECATQMFFFAAFATTENFLLASMAFDRHAAVCKPLHYTTTMTSTVCVLLVTGSYICGLLQTSIHVALTFHLSFCHSNVVNHFFCDLLPLLALSCSDIYTNEIVLFTLAACNVFFTLLVILTSYLFIFIAIVRMHSAEGRKKAFSTCASHLTTVSIFYGTIIFMYLQPSSSHSMNRDKISSVFYTVIIPMLNPLVYSLRNKDVKSALKKVVENSKLSLGLNF; from the coding sequence ATGGCTTTGATGGAGAACATCTCAGAGGTGACTGAATTCATTCTTGTGGGGCTAACAGATGCCCTAGAGCTACAGGCCCCTTCATTTTTAATCTTCACTCTCATTTACTTCATCACTCTGCTTGGGAACCTGGGGATGATCGTGTTGATTCTGTTAGACCCTCGTCTCCatacccccatgtactttttcctcagtaaCCTCTCCCTAGTGGACTGTGTTTATGCCTTGGCAGTCACTCCTAAGGTAATGGTGGGGTTCCTCACGGGAGATAAGATCATCTCCTACAATGAGTGTGCCacccagatgtttttctttgcaGCCTTTGCCACTACTGAAAATTTTCTCCTGGCCTCGATGGCCTTTGACCGCCATGCAGCAGTGTGTAAACCCCTGCATTACACCACCACCATGACAAGTACTGTGTGTGTTCTACTGGTCACTGGTTCCTATATCTGTGGACTCTTGCAAACTTCCATCCATGTTGCCTTGACTTTCCACCTCTCCTTCTGTCATTCCAATGTGGTTAATCACTTCTTCTGTGACCTCCTCCCACTCCTGGCTCTCTCTTGTTCTGATATCTACACAAATGAGATTGTGCTCTTCACTTTGGCAGCTTGCAATGtcttttttactctcttggttaTCTTGACCTCTTAcctgttcatttttattgctatCGTGAGAATGCACTCAGCTGAGGGACGAAAGAAGGCCTTTTCCACCTGTGCTTCCCACCTCACCACTGTCTCCATCTTCTATGGGACAATCATCTTCATGTACTTGCAGCCAAGTTCCAGTCATTCCATGAATAGAGACAAAATCTCATCTGTGTTCTACACTGTGATCATCCCCATGCTGAACCCTCTGGTCTACAGCCTGAGAAACAAGGATGTCAAGAGTGCACTCAAGAAGGTTGTTGAGAACTCAAAATTGTCCCTAGGCTTAAATTTTTAA